The Terriglobales bacterium genome includes the window ACGAATGTACTAGTGCGATTGGTGCCGGAAGCGGTAATCAGCGGACATGTTGAAAACCCTGAGGGCGAGCCTCTTAATGGCTTGCCTGTCCGTTTGCGCCTTGCGCAAATCGTTAATGGGCGGAGAATGTGGCAGCAACAAGGGAGCCGTCAAACCGACGATGATGGCAACTTCCACATCGCAAACCTAAGGCCCGGCACGTATTTTGTCCAGGTAGGACCAAACCCCAGAGCGCGCCCAGTAGGCGAGCAGGACAAATCCGAAGTAATTCCGGCTCTCTACTATCCCGGTGTACGCGAATTGAGCGCCGCCACACCTTTACGTCTTCTTCCTGGCCAGCGTGTCAATCTTGAATTCGCAACGAAGCGAGTGCCGGCCTACCGCGTCTCGGGTGCCGTCACCGGCGTGACCGGGAACATTGGCGGTCTTACGCTTCTTGACCAGGACGGCGAGAGGAGCGAGGTCGGCATGCGTCTGGACCCCAGAACGGGAAGGTTCGACGCGTTTCCCATTCCGGCAGGAAGCTATCGCCTTCGTTTCAACGGCCGAGATACGGATGCAACGGAACTCTACGCCGACGTTCCAATCAACGTGACTACGAACCTTACAGAACTCCGCATTCCCGTGGAACGCACCATGACCATTCCGGTGGAGTATCAAACGGAGTACAACAAACCCGACCGGACGCCGTTCTCAGGGATAGGCGGAGTTGAGGGCGGGTCCAGAAATCGGCGAATGCGTTCGGCGCAGCTCAAACTGATCTCTCGCAGGCCTCCGTACCAACAGTTTTGGGCATCAAGCCAAACGTCCGGAGGAGCTGAGGCGTTTCGCGGACTTGAAGCCGGCACATATGACGTAGAAGTCGAGTCCATCGGCTCCGGCTACGTCGCGTCAGTGACCTGGGGTGGGAGGGACCTTCTTCGCGAGCCGCTGGTTTTGGCAGAAGGCTCGGATCCTCAGCCAGTCCAGGTAACAACGCGGGATGATGGGGCGTCACTGAGTGGCTCGGTGCAAATTGGGAACGGCGTCCAGTTCGCGCAGGTGCTGATGATTGACGAAGACGGGGGCGGAGTTCCTCCGCGTCCTTTTTCCGTGAATAGCTCCGGCTCTTTTCAGGTTCAAGGTCTTGCCCCGGGACGTTACGACATCCTCGCATTTGACCGGCTTGATGGAATCGAATATCGCAATCGCGAAGTGTTGGAGGCGTATTTGTCTCATGCTGCGCACGTAACGTTAAGCGCCGACGAGCAAGCTAAAGTAACGCTTGACTTGATTCGCACACAACAACAATGACCTGCAGATGCTTATTCCCGTTATTACTGACTCTGGCAGCGATGCCCGCCGCCTCGCAGCGTGCTCAAAACGCGAGCCAAAGATTCGACGTGAGCGGGAGGGCGGTGAATGCCCTGACCGGAGAAGCTTTGCACACTGCAACGATCCAGCTTTTTCCGACGAATGACCGAGGAAAACCTCTGCGCTTCGAGACTGGCTCGGATGGCTCTTTTGAATTTCACGGCCTCGAGCCCGGGAAATACAGCCTGGTGGGACAGGTGCGAAACTTTCCTCAGCAGTCCTTCGAGCAGCACGAGAATTTCAATACCGCGATCGTGGTTGGTCCTGACAAAACCAGTACGGGGATCATCTTTCGCATGCGTCCGGAAGGCGCCATCACCGGCAGGATACTCGACGAACATAACGAACCTGTCCGCGAAGCACAGGTGCTGCTTTTTCAGCGAAATACCGATACGGGAAAGCGGTTAATCGAACAGAGATCGCAGACGATGAGTGACGATCAGGGCGAGTACCGTTTCAGTCACCTGCGACCGGGAATGTACTACATTGCCATTTCTGCACAGCCCTGGTATCGACGGTATCTCCAGCCTGTGCTGACGCGGAACCGCGAATCCCCTGCTCCGGCGGCCGACATCGATCCGGCGCTGGATGCCGCTTATCCGATTACCTACTATCCGGGTTCCAGCGAGGCAGATAACGCAGGCGCCCTGATCGTTCACCCCGGAGACCGCCTGACTGCAAACTTTGACCTCACACCCGTTCCCTCGTTGCACGTAACCCTTCTCAACACTCGCAGCGAGATGGATCGCCCCATACAACCCAACTTGCGTGCTCGTGTGTTTGGCGACTCGTGGGTATTCGTTCAGCCAACGATGGGATGGCGTCAGAATGTAATGGAAATGTCGGGCATCGCACCGGGAGATTACTCGCTCAACTTGATGCAGCGTGATGGGACAGAAAACAGGATGTCGGCACAAGACGTTACACTGCGCGGAGATATCGAATTCGATGCCGCTGCAGTCGCAAGTCTCGAGCAGTTGCATGGGCATATCAAGTACGACGGCACACGTACACCACCGAATGCTTTTCTTCAATTCCGTGACGTTAACGCGCGAGGAGGAATGGGCACGCGCCTGGACGAGCACGGTGAATTCAAGCTGCAGCCGCCTCACGCAGGACGCTACGTCGTCGCTCTCGGCAACGCTCCGGGATATGCAATCCGCACCATCTCTGCGACTGGTGCTCGGGTAAGCGGACGCACGCTGGACCTAACCGGATCTGAGCCGGTGGAATTGACTATCGAAGCCTCAGAAGGCGTAGCGCAGATCGAAGGTACCGTTATGAATGGTGCCAAGCCAGTGTCTGGCACGATGGTAGTTTTGGCCCCAGAGGAGATGGCAGATAACGCCTCACTCTTCCGTCGCGACCAAAGCGATAGCGACGGCACGTTCACTCTGCGCGATGTGGTGCCGGGACGATACACAGCAGTTGCGCTTCAGAATGGGTGGGACATGGAGTGGGCCTCCCCCGAAGCGCTACGACCATATCTCGCCAAAGGCACACCAGTAGTGGTCAGTGGCAAAGAGAAGCTCGATATCAAGATTGCAGCACAGTGAGAGAAATCAGAACCAGTCGCTTTTATAGGCTACCCACCAACTGATGAACGCTACTGGGATCGTGGCGAGCAATCCCCACAACAGCGGCAGTGACAGGTCTGCAACCAGGCTAAGCACGAAGAATGTCGTCCAGAAGATTCTTTTTTGCATGCTAGTTCGTCTCCGCATCTTGCCGGACTGCGAGCACTGCAGCTCCGCGAATCCCGTCACGCTTTAGTGTTTGCAGCGCCTCGTTGGCTTGCTCCAGGGAAAAGATTTGGATTTGCGTGTGAATTGGAATCTCGGCAGCCACGCGCAGGAAATCAAAGCCGTCTTGGCGCGTGTTGTTGGCTACGCTGCGGATCTTTCGCTCCCAATAAAGCAGATCTTATGGGAACGAAGGAATTGGACTCATATAGATTCCGCCGAGCACCAGGGCTCCACCACGCTTCAGATTCTTGAGAGCCGCCGGAACCAGCTCGCCGGCTGGCGCAAAAACGATGGCAGCATTAAGCGGCATAGGCGGATCGTCATAAGCGCCGCCCACCCATTCAGCACCGAGCTCAGCCGCTAGCTTGCGATGCTTCTCTTCCCTTGTGGAAACCGCAACGCGCATGCCCCAGTGACGCGCGACCTGAATGCAGACGTGGCCGGCCGCGCCGAAGCCGTAGATACCCAGTTTGTCACCGGACTCGAGTTCCGCGAGGCGCAACGCGCGAAATCCAATGATGCCGGCACAGAGCAATGGCGCGGCTGCGAGAGCGCTGAACTTATCGGGAATCGGATACACGAACTGCTCTGGCGCCACGACGTACTCGGCATAACCACCATTAGCCGTCCAGCCGGTGTAGAGCGCGTTGGGACAGAGGTTCTCTTTTCCACGCAAGCAGAACTCACAGCGTCCGCAAGTGCGATGCAGCCAGGGGATGCCCACACGCGCTCCTACAACATACTTGCCGGCATTTGTGCCCGTACGGACCACGCGTCCAACCACTTGATGTCCAGGTATGACTCTGGGCAATTTCAGTGCAAGCTCACCCTCCACGACATGCAGATCCGTACGACATATTCCGCAGGCGCTTACTTCGACCAGAACCTCATCGTCAGCAGGTTCAGGAATCGGCACTTCCGACAGCACGAGTGGACTAGTGTCGATGGCTGCCGGTCGGGAGAGGACCATTGCTTTCATTGTGCCGCTCATTCGCTTACATTAAGACATCCTTACACGAGACACGAGGACTGGATGATCGTCGCCACCGACTATCCTGAAATTATTGTCGACAACTCACCGCTGCGCATGTTTCTCGCGGCGCCCAGGACTGAAGAGAAGCGGAAATTTCCTGGCGTCATCTTCTACTCCGATATCTTCCAGCTCACTGGGCCCATGCTACGCGCCTGTGTGCGGCTCGCGGGATACGGATTTGTCGTCGCGGCTCCTGAGATTTATCACCGCATCGAGCTGCCCGGCTCGGCGATTCCATTTGACGATGCGGGACGTACTCGCGGATTGAAAAACGCTTCGAGCACTGAGGTCGCAGAATTCGACCGAGACTGTCGGGCGGTTGTCGACTACCTGGCACAGCACCCGCTGGTGTCTCCAACCAAGTTGGGAGCCGCGGGTTTCTGCATCGGCGGGCATCTCGCCTTTCGGGCGGCGCTTCAGCCTGATGTGCGTGCAACGGTTTGCTTTTATGGCACGGGTATCCACGATGGACGCCTGGGAAAGGACACAGATGCAGAATCGTTACAGCGCGCCGGAGATATCAAGGGTGAGTTGCTGATGATCTTTGGCGAATCCGATCCTCATATCCCGAAGGAAGGACGAGAAAAAATCCGGACTGAACTTCAAGAAGCGGGAACGAGATATCGAGTTAAGCTCTACCCTGCCGAGCACGCATTTATGCGCGACGAGGGACCGCGGTACGATCCGGAATGCACTGATCTTGCATTCGCCGAGATGATGCATCTGTTCCGCAGTACTTTTGGCGAGAGCTCAGGAATCGCGGCATAGGACCGCGACTTCCGTGCATCCAAGCTAGCGTCGCGACATTTGCCTCCGATTTCTCCTTATTCGCATGCGTAAACGAATTCAGATCATTTTTATCGCCTTCATCGTTCTGGCTGGAATACGGCTGCTTCTTATCTACCGCGAGCGTCATGCATCGGTACCTGCGCCAAACGCCCGTCAGACCCCCACTCTGAACGCCGATGACTACGTTGTGCCTACGCAAGTGCATTCGACTGATTTCAAATCGGCGAAGGAAGATCTAAGTGGCAAGACGGTGTGGGTGAAGGCGGGAAATCAGGTCACTTACTTTCCCTATGCGGCTGGACATGTCGATTTCAAGCATTCTGCCGGATTGCTCCCACCGATGAAGAAGCTTCAAATCACAAATGTGATCCAGAGTGTGGCTCCGGATGCGAATGCGGAGGAAATTGCTCCGGGAGTACGAGTCAGGGCGCAGCGGGTTCTTGCGGTCTTCAAGCCTGATGGAGAGACGAAGTCCTACGTCGTAGGCATCGGCGGCAATCGAGGTGGCGATTACACGCTCTACATCAACGACATGTTTTTCTTCGAGGATCCTCACCAGCTATACAAGCATTGGACGCGCGACGTATGGTCGGCCATCGATCAGCATCAGGCCCTGAAAGGCATGAGCGAGCTGCAGACGGCGCTTGCTCTCGGCGCCGGAGTTCCGGAAGGAAGTGGAGGAGACTTCGGCAATCGCACTTTGAGATTCGACAACAACGGCCATCCCGTAACTGTTACCTTCGAACGCAATCACGCTACACAAGTGGTCCCAGGATCTTGAGGAGTTAGCGCACCGAAAAATGAATTAGGGTAATCTCATCCTGCGGAGGGAGCAACGAACAATGATGCTGGATTGGAATGAATATCAAAAAGAGTTGATGACGACGATTGGAAAGATCGCGCAACTAAGCCCTGAAACCGTCAGCGGTTACCAAGCTCTGCACGCTGCTGGGAAGAAGACGAATCATCTCGGCGCAAAAACGCGCGAATTGATCGCGCTGGCCGTTGCGGTCACAACGCATTGTGACGGCTGTATTACGGTTCACACGAGTAACGCTATCAAGGCAGGCGCAACGAAAGAAGAGATTGCCGAAGCACTCGGCGTAGCAGTAGCGATGAACGCCGGAGCTGCTCTGGTTTACAGCGCGCGCGTAATGGATGCTTACGCTGCGAAGACGGAAAATGAGCCTGTAGCGGCCACACGCTGAGAGCAGATCCTGCGACCTGCGTCCCTCGGCTACAACGGCTGGGAGGCAGGCCCGCACCGGGTCGAAATGTCTTTGCAGCTCTGGTTGTTACCAAAGTTCTGCCACAGTGATATCCCGGCTGTAATTCCCTGCAAGTGCCGTCCCTAGAGACGTTCATACGCTTGGTACAACACACCAAAGCCTCGCAAACCGGGGCTATCCCTCTGATTTCCGAATGTTAGACTCTAGGAAAGGCTATGGCGAAGGAAGAGCATGGCGGAATACCTGGTCAATACCGCCGACGAGCGCGGACATGTCTCTGAGTACGTAGAGCACGGGGCCTCGGTTGCCGAGGTTCGCGACCGCTTTGCGCAGCAGGGGCTGCTTGTCACTTCTATCAAGCCCCGAGGGATTCTCGGAACAACCCGGTCTGGGCCCCAAAAGAAGCTCAAACTCGAGCAATTTGTCATCTTCAACCAGCAGTTTCTGACTCTTATTCATGCGGGACTGCCGATCCTGCAGGGCCTGGATCTGCTCAGTAAACGCCAAAAAAATCGTTACCTGCGCTCCGTTCTTGAGAATGTTCGGCAACGCGTTCGTACCGGCGAACTGCTTTCAGAAGCGTTTCGGCACGCGGCTCCCGGCGCGGTCTCAAAGGTATACACAACTACTCTGCTCGCAGGTGAAAAGAGCGGCAACCTCGAAGAGGTGCTGGGTCGATTCATCGCCTTCCAGCGTGTGGCACTTGCCTTTCGAAAGAAGCTGCTGGCATCGCTGGTTTACCCGGCGCTCCTCGTCACCATGGTAATGGTGATGTTCACCTTCCTCCTGAGTTATGTGGTTCCGCAGTTTCAGGGTCTCTATTCCCAATTGGGAAACGGAACCGCGAGCCTGCCCAGCATAACTCTATTTGTGCTCGGCATTGGCGAAGTTGTGAAGCACTGGCTTTGGGCTATCGTCCTCGGACTGGCCGGAGCCGTCTTCTTTCTTTGGCGATGGAGCAAGACCGAAGGCGGATCGATAACCATCGACCGCGTCCGCCTGGCATTGCCGCTCGCGGGAGGCATCTGGTTGAAATATCAGGTAGCGATCTTCTCGCGCACTCTGTCAACATTACTGAGCGGCGGACTTCCTCTCGTTCAGGCTCTTGAGACGGCTGGCAGTTCCATCGAAAGCAAGTTGCTATCGAATGCTGTTCTGCAGTCTGTGCAAAAGGTGCGGGAGGGACTTCCTCTTTCTCGAAGCCTGGAAGAGACCAAGCTTTTTCCTGAATTGGCATTCCAGATGATCGAAGTCGGAGAGTCGACAGGTGCGCTGCCCGCCATGCTCACTTCTATCGCGGAGTTCCTCGAAGAGGATGTGCAAACGGCGTTGAGCGCGGCTTTGGCCTTAATTGAACCCGTGATCCTGATCGTGATGGGATTCGTGGTTGCCACGGTACTGATCGCTTTATACCTCCCGATCTTCTCGCTGGGAGCACAGGTCGGAGGATAGATTTCATATGGCAGATACTGCACTCTTTGTAGGCGGCGCGTCGGACGCGAACTCTGAAGCTCGCGCTCGCGATTTGGCTCGACGCTACCGCCGCGAGTTCGTCGATCTTAAGAACTACCACATTCAGCACGAACTGTTTCGCACCGTCCCTGTAGACCTGATGTTTCGCTACAACTTTGTTCCGTTGGAGGAGCAAGGAGACGAGCTCACCATTGCAATCTCAGACCCGAGCCGTCTGATGATGATCGACGAGATTGGCTTGCTGCTGAACAAGCGCGTTCAGACTAAAGTCGCAACGCTTGTGCAGATCGAAGAGATTCTCAAGAAAACTGAGCAGTCGCAACGCGTTCTCGACGAGGCGACCGAAGGCTTCACCTTCGATGTGGTGCGCGAAGATGAAGCCGGCGACGAGACCATCTCTATCGAGCGGTTGACATCGGAAGAGGACATCAGTCCGATCATCCGCCTGGTAGACACTACCATCTTCACTGCTCTCGAACGGCGGGCAAGCGACATCCACATTGAGACCCAGGACGATTCAGTGATCGTGAAATACCGCATCGACGGCGTCCTGCAGGCGGCGATGCAACCGATCTCCAAGGAGCATCACTCGACGATCATCTCGCGTATCAAGGTGATGAGCGAGCTGGACATCGCCGAGCGTCGCGTCCCGCAAGACGGACGCTTTCGCGTGAAGTACAAGGGTCGATTGATCGACTTCCGCGTCTCCATCATGCCAACTGTGCATGGCGAAAATGCCGTGCTCCGCGTGCTCGACAAGGAGTCGATGAGCGAGAAATTCCGCAAGCTCACGCTCGATGTGGTGGGCTTTGACGAAGATGATCTGCGCCACTTCCGCCGCTACATCAAAGAGCCGTATGGCATGGTGTTAGTCACCGGACCAACCGGCTCCGGAAAGACCACGACCCTGTACGCCGCCCTTAACGAAATCAAGAGTGAAGAAGACAAGATCATCACTATTGAAGATCCGGTTGAGTATCAGATTCGGGGTATCACCCAGATTCCCGTAAATGAGAAGAAGGGGCTCACCTTCGCTCGCGGATTGCGGTCAATTTTGCGTCACGATCCTGACAAGATCCTGGTCGGCGAGATTCGCGACACGGAGACCGCCCAGATCGCGATCCAATCGGCGCTCACCGGCCACCTTGTCTTCACGACCGTCCACGCCAACAACGTCGTGGACGTGATCGGGCGTTTTCTCAATATGGGAGTCGAGGCTTATAACTTTGTCTCAGCGCTGAACTGCATCCTCGCACAGCGGTTAGTTCGCGTAATCTGCGATTCCTGTAAGAAACCGGTCCGGTATTCAGCCGAACAGCTCGAAGCCAGCGGGTTAGAGGTCAAGGAGTGGGGCAGCTTCGTCTTTTACGAAGGTGAAGGGTGTATTGAGTGCGCGGGCACCGGATACAAGGGCCGCACAGCGATCCACGAACTCCTGGATCTGACCGACCGGATTCGTGAGCTGATCCTGGAGAAGAAGCCGACGTCCGAGGTTCGCAAGGCCGCTCGCGAGGACGGAATGCGTTTTCTGCGTGAATCGGCGTTGGCAAAAATTCGCGGTGGTGTAACCACTCTAAAAGAGATTAATAAGGTAACCTTCATCGAGACCTCGCGATAATGCAGAGCCAAAGACAAGCTAAGCCGTGCCTCGCCTGCGAGATCACAACGCAGAGCTTGATTGGCGCGCGTGCCAAGTCAGACGGGAGCGCACTTGACGTGTACACCGCCCGGAGCCTGGATAGAGAGATGGTCCGGCCCTCACTGTGCGCTGGAAATATAACCAATGCTTCCGTTTTGGGCGAGACCATCGCGAGCGCGCTTTCTGCCGTAGGGGGACGAAAGCGTGATGTAGTTGCCGTTATTCCTGACGCGGCGGTCCGCGTATTGTTGCTGGACTTCGACACACTTCCGGAGAAGACTACCGAGGCCGAACCCATCATTCGATTTCGTCTGCGCAAGTCCGTCCCATTTGATGCCGATCAGGCAGCGCTGTCCTTTCAGAGCTATCGAAAAGACGGGGGCATAAAGGTGCTGGCTGCGCTGACGCCACGGGAGGTTCTTCAGGAATATGAAACCGCATTTCACACCGCCGGTTACGAGCCCGGATACGTGCTTCCTTCCACCTTGGCAGCATTGAACGGAGTGGATGCCGACCGGCCAACGCTGCTGGTGAAAGCAGATGGGAATTTCATTTCTGTGGCGATTGCCGATCACAATGAACTCGTCTTCTACCGAATGCTCGATGTAGTTCCCGGAAGGACGGGGACGACGATCGCCGACGAGGTATACCCGTCGATCGTCTTTTTCGAAGACAATTACTCCGCGAAGATCGAGCGCATCCTGCTCTCTTCCGTCTCCGACACGGAGGAATTGAAGCGGGCACTGCAGGAGCAGACCGGAGTTCTACCACAGACGCTCGACACCGGAGTCTATGCTACCGAGAGCTTATCGGGCGATGGTCTTCCCGCTTCGGCGCTGGCCGGAGTGGCAGGAGTGCTGACTCACTGATGAGAATCGCAATCAATCTTGCCTCGCGTCCTTACCAGGACGAACGGGCCTTCTATCGAAACTGGGGCTCAGCGCTCGCTATGGCGATCGTGGTCACGGCGTTGATGGTGTTCGTCTCCGTCCGTCACTACGTGAACACACAAAGAGAGTGGGCCCAAGTCCGGGAGACAGAGGCAAAGCTGGCTGAGCTCAAGAGCGAGGAGGCGCAGGCTCGCCAAATTCTTGCGCAACCGGAGAATCGAGGGACACGAGATCGATCGAACTTCCTGAACGCGGCCATCATACGCAAGTCCTTTTCGTGGACCCGACTCATGGAAGACATGGAGAAGGTAATGCCTTCCGGCCTTCGTGTCGCAGCCATCACGCCTGGCGTGGACCGCAATCATTTTGTACTGAAACTACAAGTGCAAGGGGAGCGACGCGAGGCGGCCGTGGAACTTTTGCGGAACATGGAAAAATCATCCCATTTCCGCTCGCCGCAGCTCAGTACTGAGACCCACACACCAGAATCCAAGAATGGCGAAGGCGCCGTGAAGTCGAATATCTTCACTGCCTACCTTCCCGCCGAACCCCTCGAAGGAGGCAAGTAGATGGCCGACCTCTCTCGAGCGCGTAAACGCATCCTCTACACCATCGTTGCCCTGGGGGTAATCGATGCGGCGGCTCTCATCTACCTGGCACTTCCCTTGCGTGCCGGAGTTGCACAACCAGAGCAGGTACAGCAACAGGCCGAGGAGGAGTACCGTAGACTTAGCCACACGAACGTCCCTCTACGCGGCATCGATCAGAAACTAGCACAAGCTCAGAAAGACAATGCTGCATTCATTGAGAGAAGGTTACCGTCGCGGTACTCCGACGTGGTTGAGGAGTTGGGAAAACTGGCGAATGCCAATCACATCGCGATCGGGTCGATTGGATATACCCCTTCAGCCGGCGACTTATCGGGAGTTCTCAACCTTGAGATGCATGCCGGTCTGGCTGGACAATATGTGAATATCGTGAAGTTTATGAACGCGATCGAACGCGACAAGATGTTCTTTATCATCGACAGTATCGGGTTGACCGGCCAGGGTGCTTCCAAGAATGGGCCGACAGGTGTAGTCCATCTTGATATGAAGCTCGACACATACCTGAGAACGCAAAGCTGAAAATGAAACTAGGTTCGGAAGACAAGAAGAAGGTGTACGCGATGGTCGGATTGTCCGCCGTCGCAGTACTCCTTTTGCTGCGAGCACTCTTGTCGTCTGGTGCGCCTGCAAGTACTGTTGCCGCATCCGCAACAACAAGTGCCTTGAACCGACCCGACAGTAATGCAGTGGGTGGTAGGAGCAAGGCCACTCTGCCCCTTGATCCAACATTGCGGACTGATCTGCTAAAAAATAGTGAAGAAGCCGCCTACAAAGGCACGGGACGTAACATCTTCGAGGACACACTTCCTCCGATTGTGGCTCCAGTGGTAGTCAAAAAGGAAACGCCGCAGCCGCCCCCTCCTCCGCCTGGTCCGCCGCCACCACCCCCGATTCCACTGAAATTCTATGGCTTCGCCAACAAGCCAGGACAGGCGAAGGCCATCTTTCTGGCGAATGGTGACGACATTTTCATTGGCCACGAAGGCGAAATCGTCAATCGCAGGTACAAGATCATACGCATTCATCCAACCCAGGTTGAGATCGAAGATGTGCTGAATAACAACCGGCAGAGTATTCCGCTCACGCCAGGTTAAAGTCGTGCAGAAGAGGCATTCCCAATTCAGGAGCACACGAGAGCGCGGATACGTGCTGCTGGCGATCTTGTTCGCTTTAACCGTGCTGATCGTCGGCTTGGCTGTCGCGGCGCCGAAGACTGCGATCGCTCTGCAACGAACCAAAGAAGACGAGCTTGTTCGTCGCGGACAGCAATACGCGCTTGCCGTTCGACGGTTCTATAAGAAGTTTGGACGCTACCCTTCCAACCTCGATCAACTGGAAAACACCAACAACATCCGCTTCCTCAGACGGCGTTACCTCGATCCTCTTACGGGAAAGGACGATTGGACTCCGATCCAATTCGGACAGGCGAGACCGGCTGTAGGCTTCTTTGGACAAAAGATCACGAACATCAGCGGAGCCAGCCCTTCAGGACCAGGGCTAGGCCCTTCCACTATTGGAACCGGACTTGGAGGACCGAGCAGCTCAACCACTTCCAGCGGTAGCAGTTCTTCGGGAGGGAGCACCAGCGCCGGCAGCAGTACAAGCGGAACGACGGCAACAGGAGTTAATCCGGGAGCGGCAACAGGAGGTAGTCCGGGAGTGGCAACAGGGGGCAGTCCTGGAGCTCCTTCTGGGCCGGCAGGCTCTGCAAGCAATCCATTTTCAAACGATCAGCTAAGCGGGCGCACTTTTGGTGGGGGAGCAATTGTCGGCGTTTCGGTGCCGTCCCAAAAGGAGTCGCTTAAAGAATTTCAACAGAAGAATCACTACAACGAATGGCAGTTCGTTTACGATCCCACCATGGATCCGACGTTGCGAGGAGGTC containing:
- a CDS encoding carboxypeptidase-like regulatory domain-containing protein translates to MRMRYSAFAVPPASHRMLLSVVFLCPAILCGQFMGTPQQQAPARYVLTGTVVSSSTGGGIPYALVQVDQSAKLADQNGNFRFDSLVSNTVNLQAHKPGFFEENEVNDTHAPNTVTLSSPSTNVLVRLVPEAVISGHVENPEGEPLNGLPVRLRLAQIVNGRRMWQQQGSRQTDDDGNFHIANLRPGTYFVQVGPNPRARPVGEQDKSEVIPALYYPGVRELSAATPLRLLPGQRVNLEFATKRVPAYRVSGAVTGVTGNIGGLTLLDQDGERSEVGMRLDPRTGRFDAFPIPAGSYRLRFNGRDTDATELYADVPINVTTNLTELRIPVERTMTIPVEYQTEYNKPDRTPFSGIGGVEGGSRNRRMRSAQLKLISRRPPYQQFWASSQTSGGAEAFRGLEAGTYDVEVESIGSGYVASVTWGGRDLLREPLVLAEGSDPQPVQVTTRDDGASLSGSVQIGNGVQFAQVLMIDEDGGGVPPRPFSVNSSGSFQVQGLAPGRYDILAFDRLDGIEYRNREVLEAYLSHAAHVTLSADEQAKVTLDLIRTQQQ
- a CDS encoding carboxymuconolactone decarboxylase family protein; protein product: MMLDWNEYQKELMTTIGKIAQLSPETVSGYQALHAAGKKTNHLGAKTRELIALAVAVTTHCDGCITVHTSNAIKAGATKEEIAEALGVAVAMNAGAALVYSARVMDAYAAKTENEPVAATR
- a CDS encoding GspE/PulE family protein, producing MADTALFVGGASDANSEARARDLARRYRREFVDLKNYHIQHELFRTVPVDLMFRYNFVPLEEQGDELTIAISDPSRLMMIDEIGLLLNKRVQTKVATLVQIEEILKKTEQSQRVLDEATEGFTFDVVREDEAGDETISIERLTSEEDISPIIRLVDTTIFTALERRASDIHIETQDDSVIVKYRIDGVLQAAMQPISKEHHSTIISRIKVMSELDIAERRVPQDGRFRVKYKGRLIDFRVSIMPTVHGENAVLRVLDKESMSEKFRKLTLDVVGFDEDDLRHFRRYIKEPYGMVLVTGPTGSGKTTTLYAALNEIKSEEDKIITIEDPVEYQIRGITQIPVNEKKGLTFARGLRSILRHDPDKILVGEIRDTETAQIAIQSALTGHLVFTTVHANNVVDVIGRFLNMGVEAYNFVSALNCILAQRLVRVICDSCKKPVRYSAEQLEASGLEVKEWGSFVFYEGEGCIECAGTGYKGRTAIHELLDLTDRIRELILEKKPTSEVRKAAREDGMRFLRESALAKIRGGVTTLKEINKVTFIETSR
- a CDS encoding dienelactone hydrolase family protein, which codes for MIVATDYPEIIVDNSPLRMFLAAPRTEEKRKFPGVIFYSDIFQLTGPMLRACVRLAGYGFVVAAPEIYHRIELPGSAIPFDDAGRTRGLKNASSTEVAEFDRDCRAVVDYLAQHPLVSPTKLGAAGFCIGGHLAFRAALQPDVRATVCFYGTGIHDGRLGKDTDAESLQRAGDIKGELLMIFGESDPHIPKEGREKIRTELQEAGTRYRVKLYPAEHAFMRDEGPRYDPECTDLAFAEMMHLFRSTFGESSGIAA
- a CDS encoding type II secretion system F family protein; this translates as MAEYLVNTADERGHVSEYVEHGASVAEVRDRFAQQGLLVTSIKPRGILGTTRSGPQKKLKLEQFVIFNQQFLTLIHAGLPILQGLDLLSKRQKNRYLRSVLENVRQRVRTGELLSEAFRHAAPGAVSKVYTTTLLAGEKSGNLEEVLGRFIAFQRVALAFRKKLLASLVYPALLVTMVMVMFTFLLSYVVPQFQGLYSQLGNGTASLPSITLFVLGIGEVVKHWLWAIVLGLAGAVFFLWRWSKTEGGSITIDRVRLALPLAGGIWLKYQVAIFSRTLSTLLSGGLPLVQALETAGSSIESKLLSNAVLQSVQKVREGLPLSRSLEETKLFPELAFQMIEVGESTGALPAMLTSIAEFLEEDVQTALSAALALIEPVILIVMGFVVATVLIALYLPIFSLGAQVGG
- a CDS encoding carboxypeptidase-like regulatory domain-containing protein; this translates as MHTATIQLFPTNDRGKPLRFETGSDGSFEFHGLEPGKYSLVGQVRNFPQQSFEQHENFNTAIVVGPDKTSTGIIFRMRPEGAITGRILDEHNEPVREAQVLLFQRNTDTGKRLIEQRSQTMSDDQGEYRFSHLRPGMYYIAISAQPWYRRYLQPVLTRNRESPAPAADIDPALDAAYPITYYPGSSEADNAGALIVHPGDRLTANFDLTPVPSLHVTLLNTRSEMDRPIQPNLRARVFGDSWVFVQPTMGWRQNVMEMSGIAPGDYSLNLMQRDGTENRMSAQDVTLRGDIEFDAAAVASLEQLHGHIKYDGTRTPPNAFLQFRDVNARGGMGTRLDEHGEFKLQPPHAGRYVVALGNAPGYAIRTISATGARVSGRTLDLTGSEPVELTIEASEGVAQIEGTVMNGAKPVSGTMVVLAPEEMADNASLFRRDQSDSDGTFTLRDVVPGRYTAVALQNGWDMEWASPEALRPYLAKGTPVVVSGKEKLDIKIAAQ
- a CDS encoding PilN domain-containing protein; this encodes MRIAINLASRPYQDERAFYRNWGSALAMAIVVTALMVFVSVRHYVNTQREWAQVRETEAKLAELKSEEAQARQILAQPENRGTRDRSNFLNAAIIRKSFSWTRLMEDMEKVMPSGLRVAAITPGVDRNHFVLKLQVQGERREAAVELLRNMEKSSHFRSPQLSTETHTPESKNGEGAVKSNIFTAYLPAEPLEGGK
- a CDS encoding zinc-binding alcohol dehydrogenase family protein, which codes for MKAMVLSRPAAIDTSPLVLSEVPIPEPADDEVLVEVSACGICRTDLHVVEGELALKLPRVIPGHQVVGRVVRTGTNAGKYVVGARVGIPWLHRTCGRCEFCLRGKENLCPNALYTGWTANGGYAEYVVAPEQFVYPIPDKFSALAAAPLLCAGIIGFRALRLAELESGDKLGIYGFGAAGHVCIQVARHWGMRVAVSTREEKHRKLAAELGAEWVGGAYDDPPMPLNAAIVFAPAGELVPAALKNLKRGGALVLGGIYMSPIPSFP